One Aureibacillus halotolerans DNA segment encodes these proteins:
- a CDS encoding helix-turn-helix domain-containing protein, which translates to MSDTSTTTMDIPAPPPGLLVAGHYQKDDTYVCFRENGSKDWLLMYTLSGNGLVLLNDELQPLSSGDIVLLPPGARHQYQTKPNSTWETLWCHYLPKIEWQEWLSSFTPARIGSRWSVSDQTIKHRLTAAFTRLLKDQLQSSSFNQQLAMNGLEEVLLLLAKEKDSAQSPPLDIRIQETLDFFATNYKQQLTMEMISQKVSLSSSRLGHLFKEQVGISPMEALLQFRLKQAVKLLSFTQLTVSEVADEVGFQSPDFFAKQFSKFYAMTPSQLRKTLQQK; encoded by the coding sequence ATGAGTGACACCTCTACCACAACGATGGATATTCCTGCCCCACCACCAGGTCTACTCGTCGCAGGCCATTACCAAAAAGATGATACGTATGTTTGTTTTCGCGAAAATGGGTCAAAGGATTGGCTGCTTATGTATACATTGTCTGGAAATGGCCTTGTCTTATTAAACGATGAATTACAGCCTTTGTCTTCAGGAGACATTGTACTGCTTCCCCCCGGTGCGAGGCATCAGTATCAAACAAAACCAAATAGCACGTGGGAAACACTTTGGTGTCATTACTTACCTAAAATAGAATGGCAGGAGTGGTTGTCAAGTTTTACACCAGCTCGCATCGGCTCCCGTTGGTCTGTCTCCGACCAAACTATAAAGCATCGTTTAACAGCAGCATTTACAAGACTTCTAAAGGATCAGCTTCAATCGTCAAGCTTTAATCAACAACTGGCAATGAATGGCCTCGAGGAAGTTCTCCTTTTGCTTGCAAAAGAAAAAGATTCAGCACAAAGCCCCCCACTGGACATACGAATTCAGGAGACACTTGATTTTTTTGCAACGAACTACAAGCAACAGCTAACAATGGAAATGATTTCACAAAAAGTAAGTTTATCCTCTTCGCGTTTGGGGCATTTATTCAAAGAGCAAGTTGGGATTTCGCCAATGGAGGCACTGCTTCAATTTAGGCTTAAACAAGCCGTAAAACTATTGTCCTTTACACAGTTAACAGTTTCTGAAGTCGCTGATGAAGTCGGATTTCAATCCCCAGATTTTTTCGCTAAGCAATTTTCAAAGTTTTATGCAATGACCCCCAGCCAACTTCGTAAAACGCTACAGCAAAAATAA
- a CDS encoding DUF6583 family protein codes for MFSKKDTGTATKDLRSKTSQRVQSEIAASVEPGATTSSKKPKIWMIVAAVVVVILAVSAIVFANQSKDNPKNAFFKAESAALQEMKDSFDESSGEAWDFQNRLLEEPSKSTLDISASVKGTGEMANDPTFQMLKPILDSSSLSITSGQNYDTEEMYAILDVIVGGTPFLSGEVSQTTEALGIKLPQFYQDYLYVPNDQFGDFARRIDPAYAGPDTVNLMTYFAMDYKALLPTEEEWDHLMTAYGKDYFYENISEEQFTAEDNQPFEQGDVSMDLRNITLQLEPEEVRTLIAGYLEKIKSDETVKSMVERQVTALNESMAQQAQLDPTMAGATINIEEMLSNWETSLDDAIAEVNDRELVLPSLTYTIKVDQDNNIIARNVNFEGEGTMTVVTQDVPTGDDTTSKVFDLQIKPADEASIGLRAETDVSKTEAGQQEVTKVLFNDESTEYTFDIKAIYGEGEEATDSYTLTFNDPNTNTPIIVTMDVASTIDNDAGTANDKIDLSLQADSIAPGMTFGLDLDSSIEITEDIGLPDPSQGTNLAELSDQELQQLMMELQTNASTFMQQFMGGFGAGF; via the coding sequence TTGTTTTCCAAAAAAGATACAGGAACTGCAACGAAAGACTTGCGTTCTAAGACCTCTCAAAGAGTACAAAGTGAAATTGCTGCTTCCGTAGAGCCAGGCGCAACGACTTCATCAAAAAAACCCAAGATATGGATGATCGTTGCTGCTGTCGTCGTGGTGATTCTAGCAGTCTCTGCAATTGTTTTTGCCAACCAAAGCAAAGACAATCCGAAAAATGCTTTTTTCAAAGCTGAAAGTGCTGCTTTGCAAGAAATGAAAGACAGCTTTGATGAGTCGTCTGGCGAGGCATGGGATTTCCAAAATAGGCTGTTAGAAGAGCCTTCAAAATCAACGCTTGATATCTCGGCTTCCGTTAAAGGAACTGGAGAAATGGCAAACGACCCAACCTTCCAGATGCTTAAACCGATTCTTGACTCTTCTTCATTAAGCATTACATCAGGACAAAATTACGACACAGAAGAAATGTACGCTATCCTAGATGTTATCGTAGGCGGAACTCCATTCCTAAGTGGTGAAGTATCGCAAACAACAGAGGCACTAGGCATTAAACTTCCACAGTTTTATCAAGACTATTTGTATGTTCCAAATGATCAGTTTGGCGATTTTGCCCGTCGCATTGACCCAGCATATGCTGGTCCAGATACGGTGAATTTAATGACGTATTTCGCGATGGACTATAAAGCACTTTTGCCTACTGAAGAAGAATGGGATCACCTCATGACGGCTTACGGCAAAGATTATTTTTACGAGAACATCTCCGAGGAACAGTTTACAGCAGAGGATAATCAGCCGTTTGAACAAGGTGACGTTTCTATGGATCTCCGCAACATTACACTTCAGCTAGAACCTGAGGAAGTGCGTACTCTAATTGCTGGATACTTAGAAAAAATAAAGTCCGATGAGACCGTAAAGTCAATGGTTGAACGACAGGTAACTGCACTTAATGAATCGATGGCTCAACAAGCACAGTTAGACCCTACGATGGCTGGTGCGACGATTAACATTGAAGAAATGCTCTCAAATTGGGAGACTTCTTTAGACGACGCCATTGCTGAAGTGAACGACAGAGAGCTTGTGTTGCCTTCACTTACGTATACAATTAAAGTCGATCAAGACAATAATATTATCGCTCGCAATGTAAACTTTGAAGGAGAAGGAACGATGACAGTAGTCACGCAAGATGTTCCTACTGGTGATGATACAACATCCAAAGTATTCGACCTTCAAATTAAACCTGCAGATGAAGCATCCATTGGGCTACGTGCAGAAACCGATGTATCTAAAACAGAAGCAGGACAACAAGAAGTAACCAAGGTCCTCTTCAATGATGAAAGCACTGAGTATACGTTTGACATCAAAGCCATTTATGGTGAAGGAGAAGAAGCCACAGACTCCTACACCTTGACATTTAACGACCCTAATACAAATACACCAATTATTGTCACTATGGATGTGGCATCGACGATTGACAATGATGCGGGGACAGCTAATGACAAGATTGACCTCTCCCTTCAAGCAGATTCTATAGCCCCTGGCATGACATTTGGGTTAGATTTAGATTCTTCAATCGAGATAACAGAAGACATCGGTCTGCCTGATCCTTCACAAGGAACGAACCTTGCAGAGTTGTCTGATCAAGAGCTACAGCAGCTTATGATGGAGTTACAGACGAATGCGTCGACCTTCATGCAACAATTTATGGGCGGCTTTGGCGCAGGATTTTAA
- a CDS encoding ABC transporter permease: MPPMFFAGAFYLLTQQSMQSNTFQVDVAIVDEDQSFETGIAIDQLVQSEELNKLIHVVETDRMNALNMLEDQSVSAVILLPEGFGADVTYGVNTPAEVIGHPAMPLEAAVVRYVMEAAAKYTTATQSAINTIDATLRANDAPQATIKQEFQINLLTFGAAVINRSDWFEEKTITSLLLSDRNTYYILSGVTLLWLIWSLGSTLLIGDLHTIAVQKRLRALNASLWFEAFARAASLLCIMLVLMTVTVALLQLIEVQISWSTAALCVVALSLWFLLWRSVFSPLLYLLFSISWIVAAALLGGLIVPQSFLPDALAAFSPFMVTSHIFTELQNGLSDQQTLAPTLMYWCAGLLAAYLVTFTKLAKRREARQ, from the coding sequence GTGCCACCCATGTTTTTTGCTGGAGCGTTCTATCTTTTAACACAGCAGTCCATGCAGTCGAACACTTTTCAAGTAGACGTGGCGATCGTTGATGAGGACCAGTCATTTGAAACGGGCATTGCCATTGATCAGTTAGTCCAAAGTGAAGAGTTAAATAAACTTATTCATGTCGTGGAAACCGATCGTATGAATGCACTAAACATGCTTGAAGACCAATCCGTTTCAGCTGTCATCCTCTTGCCGGAGGGATTTGGGGCAGATGTAACTTATGGAGTAAATACGCCAGCGGAGGTCATCGGACACCCCGCTATGCCTTTGGAAGCAGCTGTTGTTCGCTATGTCATGGAAGCAGCGGCAAAATATACAACAGCCACACAAAGTGCAATCAATACAATTGATGCCACTTTACGTGCAAATGATGCACCGCAAGCGACGATAAAACAAGAGTTTCAAATCAATCTACTTACGTTCGGAGCGGCCGTCATTAATCGAAGTGATTGGTTTGAAGAAAAAACGATTACGTCTTTATTGCTCTCTGACCGTAATACCTATTACATACTTTCAGGTGTAACGCTCCTTTGGCTCATTTGGTCATTAGGAAGCACACTGCTCATCGGCGACCTTCATACAATCGCGGTGCAAAAACGTCTCCGTGCGTTAAATGCGTCTCTGTGGTTCGAGGCGTTTGCGAGAGCGGCCTCATTGCTATGTATCATGCTTGTTTTAATGACTGTGACCGTGGCTTTATTGCAACTCATCGAAGTCCAAATTTCATGGTCTACGGCAGCCCTTTGTGTCGTTGCGCTTAGTCTATGGTTTTTGCTTTGGCGTTCCGTGTTCTCCCCACTGTTGTACTTGCTTTTTTCTATCAGCTGGATTGTTGCCGCAGCATTGCTTGGAGGATTGATTGTTCCACAATCCTTTTTACCAGATGCTCTAGCTGCCTTCTCTCCTTTCATGGTGACCTCTCATATATTCACTGAACTGCAAAACGGTCTCTCTGATCAGCAAACACTTGCGCCTACTTTAATGTATTGGTGTGCCGGCTTGCTGGCAGCTTATTTAGTGACATTCACGAAATTGGCCAAACGACGGGAGGCGCGACAATGA
- a CDS encoding ABC transporter permease, with the protein MKAMINAFFIRRFWLVLCILLVPVVCSVLFSPLLKTAESEAAIPVAWESDADQNSHFASLLFQRLEQNDRLRLIPLQASTTMEELLISRQVDAGIRLPANFDALLSAGDTDGLISLITSPATLTDGLLRELIGGELARMIFAVKAADRVSWLLTDEDTIDAQQTDLWKSAFADVQSQWEPNPLMTINFQYLNMGGAENSEENMGLLTPYKGFWMLFSWFTCAFAVSWVVTERHLLQRMRTTLYGPTRYMHKRVGVLLILQSANGLAGGYLIHWKGESFTLLESILSSIAFICAALFVILFFALWQKNIGSFWLIVTSLACLHFMLGGTLFPTPIDHVVDTLNLHSITYISSLLWMSVAFAFFLLMEWKVRSTFT; encoded by the coding sequence ATGAAAGCAATGATAAACGCTTTTTTCATTCGCCGTTTTTGGCTTGTGCTTTGTATTTTATTGGTACCCGTCGTTTGTTCAGTCCTATTCTCTCCACTGCTTAAAACAGCCGAATCTGAAGCAGCTATTCCTGTCGCTTGGGAAAGTGACGCTGATCAAAATAGCCATTTTGCCAGTCTACTTTTTCAAAGACTTGAACAAAATGATCGCCTTCGTCTCATCCCCTTGCAGGCTTCGACCACGATGGAGGAGCTGCTCATTTCACGACAAGTGGATGCTGGCATTCGACTCCCCGCGAATTTTGATGCTCTGTTGAGTGCTGGCGACACCGATGGATTGATTTCATTAATTACATCACCCGCGACGTTGACTGACGGCCTTCTCCGCGAACTCATCGGCGGGGAGCTTGCACGAATGATTTTCGCTGTAAAGGCTGCAGATCGGGTATCTTGGCTATTAACAGATGAGGACACAATAGACGCACAACAAACAGACCTCTGGAAATCTGCCTTTGCTGATGTTCAGTCCCAATGGGAACCAAATCCATTAATGACAATTAACTTTCAATATTTGAACATGGGTGGCGCTGAGAATAGCGAAGAAAACATGGGTTTGCTGACCCCGTATAAAGGATTTTGGATGCTATTCAGCTGGTTCACTTGTGCCTTTGCTGTGAGTTGGGTAGTCACTGAGCGGCATTTACTACAAAGAATGCGTACAACTTTGTACGGTCCCACACGGTACATGCATAAACGAGTAGGTGTTTTGCTTATACTGCAAAGCGCAAATGGGCTTGCAGGTGGGTATCTTATCCATTGGAAAGGGGAGTCCTTCACCCTATTGGAGTCCATTCTATCGTCCATCGCTTTTATCTGTGCTGCCTTATTTGTTATTTTATTTTTTGCCTTGTGGCAAAAAAATATCGGAAGCTTTTGGCTGATTGTCACATCACTCGCCTGTTTACATTTCATGTTAGGCGGAACGCTTTTTCCAACACCAATTGATCACGTTGTTGACACGCTCAATCTTCATTCAATCACCTACATATCGAGCTTGCTATGGATGAGCGTCGCCTTTGCCTTTTTCTTATTAATGGAATGGAAAGTGAGGTCGACCTTCACATGA
- a CDS encoding ABC transporter ATP-binding protein — MIDVHDVKCTIGVKKANLTVGTGEVFGLLGPNGAGKSTLLSVLATLHKPTQGRVTVQGVDLIKQPKLVRPMIGYVPQDIALWEHLTVKENVRLWMGLAKSKRDKTSLLGLYEELGLSGLLHKKVRHLSGGMKRKLNLLVALLHDPSVLLLDEPTVGIDLPAKHDINEWITKRAKEGMTVLYTTHDMHEILTVCTRFAMMSHGEITFTGTHEEAFNLANSQSAKIETYEEAIFHLMRQSS; from the coding sequence ATGATTGACGTCCACGATGTAAAATGTACAATAGGCGTTAAAAAGGCCAATCTTACCGTTGGGACGGGGGAAGTATTTGGTTTATTAGGACCTAATGGAGCAGGAAAATCTACGCTACTCTCTGTTCTAGCCACATTACATAAACCGACCCAGGGGCGTGTTACCGTCCAAGGTGTTGATCTCATAAAGCAGCCGAAGCTTGTCAGGCCAATGATTGGGTATGTGCCACAGGATATTGCTCTCTGGGAACACTTAACAGTAAAAGAAAATGTTCGTTTATGGATGGGCTTAGCAAAAAGCAAACGAGACAAAACCTCATTGCTCGGGCTTTATGAAGAGCTTGGTCTTTCGGGTCTTTTGCATAAGAAAGTTCGTCATCTTTCTGGCGGTATGAAACGCAAGCTAAACCTCCTAGTAGCCTTACTCCATGATCCATCAGTGCTGCTGCTTGACGAGCCGACGGTAGGCATTGATCTTCCTGCAAAGCATGACATCAATGAATGGATAACTAAGCGAGCAAAGGAAGGCATGACTGTCTTGTACACCACACATGATATGCATGAGATCTTGACGGTCTGTACAAGGTTTGCGATGATGAGCCATGGAGAAATTACGTTTACGGGCACTCACGAGGAAGCATTCAATCTTGCCAATAGCCAGAGCGCGAAAATTGAAACATACGAAGAAGCCATTTTTCATTTGATGAGACAATCCTCATAG
- a CDS encoding HAD family hydrolase, whose protein sequence is MSYVALFDIDDTLYDQMQPFTRAVNDCAPEILQATEAQHYFKRVRFFSDHLWDSYTSGDMSIETHRDIRLIAPAVELGIDMTIQQARSLQERYAHYQQQLIPFEGLVDLWDSLEADGWTIGILSNGPSEHQRNKLKALGLAERVQPQYVLVSDDIGIAKPDKRLFNHYLQTHDLPPEKTVYVGDHWENDIVGATSASIPVIWFNHRKKAVAGDYPVLAETYNVQEWLPLFQQHMAKHSS, encoded by the coding sequence ATGAGCTACGTCGCTTTATTCGATATTGATGACACATTGTATGACCAAATGCAGCCATTTACAAGAGCTGTGAATGATTGTGCACCAGAGATTTTGCAAGCAACAGAAGCACAGCATTATTTTAAACGCGTCCGTTTTTTCTCAGATCATTTATGGGATTCTTACACGTCAGGGGACATGTCCATTGAAACCCATCGTGACATCCGTCTTATCGCACCGGCTGTGGAATTGGGTATCGACATGACCATTCAACAAGCACGGTCCCTTCAAGAAAGGTATGCGCACTATCAACAGCAGCTCATTCCCTTTGAAGGTTTAGTCGATCTATGGGACTCTCTCGAAGCAGACGGATGGACAATCGGTATCCTTTCAAATGGCCCGAGCGAACATCAACGAAACAAACTGAAGGCACTTGGGCTTGCAGAACGAGTACAGCCTCAGTATGTGCTCGTCTCAGATGATATCGGGATCGCCAAGCCTGACAAACGGCTTTTCAACCACTACTTACAGACACATGATCTTCCCCCTGAAAAAACCGTTTATGTTGGCGATCATTGGGAAAACGACATTGTTGGAGCAACTAGTGCATCTATCCCAGTGATATGGTTCAATCACAGAAAAAAAGCTGTAGCCGGTGATTATCCAGTGTTGGCTGAAACGTACAACGTTCAAGAATGGCTGCCTCTGTTTCAACAGCATATGGCCAAACATTCATCTTAA
- a CDS encoding sigma-70 family RNA polymerase sigma factor codes for MNHQKDEQTFECVLEKYTPLIRNGLAKLHIHHHADRDEFFQIGRLALWEAWQHHKIPDHTFPAYAKQVVQGRMLDELRRRSKYKRIVETVKNDPLQIHVLHERPCQRSTFEKLLSDLSPSEKCWAMSALWEGLTTREIAEQNDVSMDAVKKWRQRARQKLQVSLSFDDLF; via the coding sequence GTGAATCATCAAAAAGATGAACAAACATTTGAATGTGTATTAGAAAAGTACACCCCACTGATACGGAATGGTTTAGCGAAACTGCATATTCATCACCATGCTGATCGTGATGAGTTTTTTCAAATCGGTAGGCTTGCCCTATGGGAGGCCTGGCAGCATCACAAAATACCCGACCACACGTTCCCAGCCTATGCAAAACAGGTTGTACAAGGGCGGATGCTGGACGAATTACGAAGACGATCAAAGTATAAACGTATTGTGGAAACAGTCAAAAACGATCCCTTGCAAATCCATGTGCTACACGAACGTCCTTGCCAGCGAAGCACATTCGAGAAGTTGTTATCTGATCTTTCCCCCTCTGAAAAATGCTGGGCAATGTCTGCTTTATGGGAGGGGTTGACGACCAGGGAAATCGCTGAACAAAATGATGTTTCCATGGACGCGGTTAAAAAATGGCGTCAGCGTGCAAGACAAAAGTTACAAGTTTCTTTAAGCTTTGACGACCTCTTCTAA
- a CDS encoding SIR2 family NAD-dependent protein deacylase, protein MKQARSIDSNIEQVARWMANAKHCVVLTGAGMSTESGLPDFRSSHGRWSTNVNPTKLSSIDTFLNNRKAFEDFYQMRAKEVLQSSPHEGHYVLAKWETEGLIKGIITQNVDGFHYRAGSRSLAQLHGTLTKMYCYDCHCPYEIEDFLQEFPICDCGGPIRPNIVLFGEMLPDKAIRTAHDWSRKADVMIVLGTSLQVTPASTLPLIAKEREAKLIIVNEEPTPVDSSADLVIRDMRIKDCLLAVDRCLEEVVKA, encoded by the coding sequence GTGAAGCAAGCTCGATCAATTGATTCAAACATAGAACAAGTGGCAAGGTGGATGGCAAACGCAAAGCATTGCGTGGTCCTTACTGGCGCAGGAATGTCAACAGAAAGTGGTCTCCCTGATTTTCGTTCATCTCATGGTCGATGGAGCACAAATGTGAATCCAACTAAGCTGTCCAGCATTGATACATTTTTAAACAACCGTAAAGCCTTTGAGGATTTTTATCAGATGCGTGCAAAAGAAGTCCTTCAGTCATCGCCTCATGAGGGTCACTATGTGCTGGCGAAGTGGGAGACTGAAGGTTTGATCAAGGGGATCATTACACAAAATGTGGATGGTTTTCATTATCGTGCAGGTTCGCGCTCCCTTGCGCAGCTCCACGGTACGTTAACGAAAATGTACTGCTATGACTGTCATTGCCCTTATGAAATAGAGGACTTTCTCCAAGAGTTTCCTATCTGTGATTGTGGTGGTCCTATTCGACCGAACATTGTTTTGTTCGGTGAAATGCTACCCGATAAAGCGATACGTACAGCACACGATTGGAGTCGAAAAGCAGACGTAATGATTGTGCTCGGGACGTCCTTGCAAGTGACCCCCGCAAGTACCTTGCCTCTGATCGCTAAGGAACGTGAAGCGAAGCTCATTATTGTGAATGAAGAGCCTACACCTGTGGATTCCTCTGCGGATTTAGTCATCAGGGACATGCGTATTAAAGACTGTCTTCTAGCGGTAGACCGCTGTTTAGAAGAGGTCGTCAAAGCTTAA
- a CDS encoding sugar phosphate isomerase/epimerase family protein, which translates to MAAVLQLNNMKFGINASSLPAHVSFSDTVRLLKSYGYDGIELNLEEDEKAFLPETFSPGDLETLKRVAEESEVRISGISTTLLWNSTLSSNDEQERNLAKQRVRRMIDAAYELGSDTVLVVPGIVDETTSYDVVYDRSIEALQELGTYATSAGVTIGVENVPNRFLLSPLEWVSYIDHIGSENVGMYLDIGNVRQNGFPEQWIDVLEHRIVGVHVKDYTAAAGPTLPLLTGDIAWDRVAASLKWEKFSGWISVELPPTKLYPKLLLKHHVSAMQRIFE; encoded by the coding sequence ATGGCTGCAGTTTTGCAGCTAAATAATATGAAATTCGGAATTAACGCCTCAAGCTTACCAGCACATGTCTCATTTTCTGATACGGTCCGTCTCTTGAAAAGCTATGGTTACGATGGAATTGAGCTGAATTTAGAAGAGGATGAAAAAGCCTTTCTTCCAGAAACGTTTTCTCCAGGAGATTTAGAAACGCTGAAACGTGTTGCGGAAGAGAGTGAAGTTCGTATTTCAGGAATTTCAACAACACTCTTATGGAATAGTACATTAAGTTCTAATGATGAACAGGAGAGGAATTTAGCGAAACAACGGGTACGACGAATGATTGATGCCGCGTATGAACTTGGTAGTGATACTGTCCTCGTCGTTCCAGGTATTGTTGATGAAACGACGTCATACGATGTCGTCTACGACCGTTCAATAGAAGCCCTCCAAGAACTCGGAACTTACGCTACTTCAGCGGGCGTGACCATTGGTGTGGAAAATGTGCCGAATCGTTTTCTTCTTAGTCCGCTAGAATGGGTGTCTTACATTGATCACATTGGTTCAGAGAATGTGGGCATGTATTTAGATATTGGGAACGTTCGCCAAAATGGATTTCCTGAGCAATGGATTGATGTGCTAGAGCATCGAATTGTTGGAGTTCATGTAAAGGATTATACGGCGGCAGCTGGTCCGACTCTGCCTTTATTGACAGGGGATATCGCGTGGGATCGTGTAGCAGCGTCCTTAAAGTGGGAAAAGTTTAGCGGTTGGATCAGTGTCGAGCTTCCTCCGACAAAGTTGTATCCAAAGCTATTGCTAAAGCACCATGTGTCTGCAATGCAACGCATATTTGAGTAG
- a CDS encoding L,D-transpeptidase, producing MYSILVDVSARTLTLLRDGIPVKVYPIAVGKILTQTPQGTYTIINKAINPGGPFGTRWLGLSRPHYGIHGTNDPSSIGKAVSHGCIRMFNKDVEEVARLVSIGTVVRIVE from the coding sequence GTGTATTCAATACTCGTCGATGTTTCCGCTCGAACGTTAACGTTGTTGAGGGACGGTATACCCGTAAAGGTCTATCCGATTGCCGTAGGGAAGATTTTGACACAAACACCACAGGGAACGTACACAATTATTAACAAAGCGATTAACCCTGGAGGTCCTTTTGGCACGAGGTGGTTAGGGTTGTCACGACCTCATTATGGCATACACGGAACGAACGACCCGTCTTCTATTGGGAAGGCCGTTAGCCACGGCTGCATCCGCATGTTTAATAAGGATGTTGAAGAAGTAGCACGACTGGTTTCGATAGGCACCGTTGTTCGAATCGTAGAATAA
- a CDS encoding DMT family transporter encodes MVRLYSALVALSLIWGLSFVFMKWLLDPAGVWGTVFLRCSAGMIILLPLVWRQRKRLPKPFPWKALLFVGIFNSTLPWALIPLSETMIDSTTASVLNATTPIWTAIVGTAFFALPLTFRQWVGAGLGFLGILVLIEFDLAGVVSSGWVGVGTMLLAALCYAFAAQSTKRFLSDVPIVFISIGSLMTGAIASACMVALTTPIQWEELGDVKGILSIIGLGCLGSGVAYLLFYFLAIKGSPNFAASVTYVVPITAIFWGALLLNEPITEHIFIGLGCIAMGVYFSGKKKPLKA; translated from the coding sequence ATGGTTCGTCTATACAGTGCACTTGTTGCACTTTCACTTATTTGGGGACTGTCTTTTGTCTTTATGAAATGGTTGCTTGATCCTGCAGGGGTTTGGGGGACTGTTTTTTTGCGGTGCTCAGCGGGAATGATCATTTTACTGCCACTAGTATGGCGTCAAAGGAAACGATTGCCTAAACCGTTTCCTTGGAAAGCGCTCCTTTTCGTTGGGATATTTAACTCAACACTGCCTTGGGCGCTAATCCCTCTTTCAGAAACGATGATTGATTCAACGACAGCCTCTGTCCTAAATGCTACTACGCCGATCTGGACAGCCATTGTCGGCACCGCTTTTTTCGCCCTTCCATTAACTTTTCGACAATGGGTCGGGGCAGGTCTTGGGTTTCTAGGCATTTTAGTCCTAATTGAATTTGACCTTGCAGGCGTAGTTAGCAGTGGTTGGGTCGGCGTCGGAACAATGCTTCTTGCAGCGCTTTGCTATGCCTTTGCTGCACAGTCGACAAAACGCTTTCTATCCGATGTGCCTATTGTTTTTATTTCTATAGGCTCACTGATGACGGGCGCTATCGCTTCAGCTTGTATGGTGGCTTTGACTACACCGATTCAATGGGAAGAGCTTGGCGATGTAAAAGGAATCTTATCCATCATTGGACTTGGCTGTTTAGGCTCAGGCGTTGCCTATTTGCTATTTTATTTTTTAGCCATTAAGGGAAGCCCGAATTTTGCGGCGTCCGTGACTTATGTAGTCCCCATTACGGCTATTTTCTGGGGTGCACTGCTATTAAATGAACCTATTACGGAACATATTTTTATAGGCCTTGGATGTATCGCAATGGGTGTGTATTTTTCTGGTAAGAAAAAGCCATTAAAAGCTTAA
- the mgrA gene encoding L-glyceraldehyde 3-phosphate reductase, whose translation MVYIANENRYKEMIYNRVGRSGLKLPAISLGLWHNFAGVDAYENGRAMLHRAFDLGITHFDLANNYGPPPGSAEEMFGRILKTDFAPYRDEMIISSKAGYHMWDGPYGDWGSKKYLMASLDQSLQRMGLDYVDIFYSHRPDPDTPLEETMGALDLMVRQGKALYVGISSYSPEQTAEAARILKDLGTPLLIHQPSYSMLNRSIEEGLQDVLEENGVGSIAFCPLAQGLLTNKYLHGIPEGSRAARENTFLDANRIDEALVAKLQKLNGIAEQRGQSLAQMSLAWVLRKGKITTALIGASRVSQIEQNVAALSNLEFSETELKEIDSILA comes from the coding sequence TTGGTTTACATAGCAAACGAAAATCGTTATAAAGAAATGATTTACAACCGTGTTGGCCGCTCCGGGCTTAAGCTCCCTGCAATCTCTCTAGGCTTATGGCATAATTTTGCCGGCGTGGACGCCTATGAAAATGGTCGAGCCATGCTGCATCGTGCATTCGATTTGGGGATCACCCATTTTGATCTTGCCAACAATTATGGACCACCCCCTGGATCTGCTGAGGAAATGTTTGGACGTATTTTAAAAACTGATTTTGCACCTTACCGCGACGAAATGATTATTTCGTCAAAGGCCGGCTACCATATGTGGGATGGTCCATACGGTGACTGGGGATCTAAAAAATACCTCATGGCGAGTCTTGACCAGAGCTTACAACGAATGGGTCTCGATTATGTTGATATTTTCTATTCCCACCGCCCAGACCCTGATACCCCACTTGAAGAAACGATGGGGGCTTTAGATCTGATGGTGCGTCAAGGGAAAGCACTGTATGTAGGCATCTCAAGCTACAGTCCAGAACAAACGGCTGAAGCTGCTCGCATTTTGAAAGATCTCGGGACGCCTTTGCTGATTCATCAACCGAGCTACTCGATGCTCAATCGTTCGATTGAAGAAGGTCTGCAAGACGTGCTTGAAGAGAATGGCGTTGGTTCCATTGCCTTTTGCCCACTTGCTCAAGGCTTGCTCACAAACAAATACTTACATGGCATTCCTGAAGGTTCGCGAGCAGCAAGGGAGAATACGTTCCTTGATGCAAATCGTATTGACGAGGCGCTTGTAGCCAAACTACAGAAATTAAATGGTATAGCTGAACAACGGGGTCAAAGCCTTGCCCAAATGTCCCTCGCTTGGGTGTTGCGCAAAGGCAAGATCACCACGGCCTTAATTGGTGCGAGCCGTGTGAGCCAAATTGAACAAAATGTTGCTGCACTCAGCAACCTAGAATTTTCTGAAACCGAACTTAAAGAAATTGACTCCATCCTTGCATAA